The proteins below are encoded in one region of Paenibacillus albus:
- a CDS encoding AraC family transcriptional regulator, translated as MDFTKFHPYVYYATKYPFYRGQTSLNRYVYTSSIYIITEGKGFFGLRGERYEVYPGMMVYMEPGQPHDWIADNDEPMTKVCCYFDWYYVDRTAVFKDETAPICYERDLLRTDLLGEKFPFPLPEIANVSASLLNWTDLLQRSFISNEHTNERTFLRSMNAQSHFAEFIQHFLTFSLQETHIPDPRISKLLERIEVDLLSGADIVIEQYADSLGVSRGYFFDLFKRTTGLSPIQYINQFRISRAKEDLRSSNLSIMQIADKYHFSSVHYFSRTFRKYTGKSPQSFRGSEV; from the coding sequence ATGGATTTCACTAAATTCCACCCTTATGTCTATTACGCCACCAAATATCCGTTCTATCGCGGACAGACCAGCCTTAATCGTTACGTCTATACAAGCTCCATCTATATCATCACAGAGGGAAAAGGATTCTTCGGGCTGCGAGGCGAGCGGTATGAAGTTTACCCCGGCATGATGGTCTACATGGAGCCCGGGCAGCCGCATGATTGGATCGCGGATAACGACGAGCCGATGACGAAAGTATGCTGCTATTTCGATTGGTATTACGTCGATCGCACTGCCGTTTTTAAGGACGAAACAGCCCCTATCTGTTATGAACGGGATTTGCTGCGGACGGATTTGCTTGGCGAGAAGTTCCCTTTTCCATTGCCTGAGATTGCAAACGTGAGCGCATCTCTGCTGAACTGGACCGATCTGCTGCAGCGAAGCTTCATCTCGAATGAGCATACGAATGAGCGGACTTTTCTGCGGAGCATGAATGCCCAGAGCCATTTTGCCGAATTCATCCAGCACTTCTTAACATTCTCGCTGCAAGAAACACATATCCCAGATCCTCGCATCAGCAAGCTGCTGGAACGGATCGAGGTTGATCTGCTTAGCGGAGCAGATATTGTCATTGAGCAATACGCCGATTCGCTCGGCGTCAGCAGAGGCTACTTCTTCGACCTCTTCAAGCGAACAACCGGACTATCGCCGATCCAGTACATCAATCAGTTCCGCATCAGCCGAGCAAAGGAGGACCTGCGTTCTTCCAACCTCAGCATTATGCAAATCGCGGACAAATACCACTTCAGCTCCGTTCATTACTTCTCGCGGACGTTCCGCAAATATACCGGGAAGTCGCCGCAGTCGTTCCGGGGGTCCGAGGTTTAA
- a CDS encoding ABC transporter permease codes for MSWIAFAGKEMFRKRILPVTFVLSLLFVSLYTFGVYKISTNFEGHVVTLASNVSDSIVLVTLGLLFSQMIIAFFILFTTMGAISGEVENGLMLAVLSRPIARWRVYLGKYAGYAFWLVLYAGIMFFAILLPVHYLLHFPIVPMTLLKTFLLFIWIPLLLLGISMLGSTYLPMLGNGVACAMLYGLSMFSGFAENIFNQSGENEMISRFAFVLKLLMPANALLNRITFELLDGLELPLPTQAVESMGPFAVFNVPSGAFVGYTIIYLIVILALGCRAFRRKDIA; via the coding sequence ATGAGCTGGATCGCTTTTGCTGGTAAGGAGATGTTCCGCAAACGGATTTTGCCGGTGACGTTCGTGCTTTCGCTGCTGTTCGTCTCCCTTTACACCTTCGGCGTCTATAAGATATCGACCAATTTCGAGGGACATGTAGTGACTCTCGCCTCGAATGTCTCCGACAGCATCGTGCTGGTAACGCTCGGACTACTCTTCTCCCAAATGATCATTGCGTTCTTCATCCTCTTCACGACGATGGGCGCAATCTCCGGGGAGGTCGAGAATGGGCTGATGCTGGCAGTGCTGTCACGGCCAATCGCAAGATGGCGAGTGTATCTTGGCAAGTATGCCGGATATGCGTTCTGGCTGGTGCTGTACGCGGGCATTATGTTTTTTGCGATATTGCTGCCGGTTCATTATTTGCTGCATTTTCCGATTGTGCCGATGACTTTACTTAAGACGTTTCTGCTATTTATATGGATTCCGTTGCTGCTGCTTGGCATATCGATGCTCGGCTCGACGTACTTGCCCATGCTCGGCAATGGCGTAGCATGCGCAATGCTGTACGGGCTAAGCATGTTCAGCGGCTTCGCCGAAAATATCTTCAATCAAAGCGGAGAGAATGAAATGATCAGCCGCTTTGCATTCGTGCTGAAGCTCCTGATGCCGGCCAATGCGCTGCTGAATCGAATCACATTTGAGCTGCTGGATGGACTGGAGCTGCCGCTGCCGACGCAGGCGGTGGAGAGCATGGGACCGTTCGCTGTTTTTAACGTGCCAAGCGGTGCTTTTGTTGGCTATACAATCATTTATCTTATCGTCATTCTTGCGCTTGGCTGTCGTGCTTTTCGCAGGAAAGACATTGCTTAA
- a CDS encoding ABC transporter ATP-binding protein, with protein MNDVILQVRGLCKHYKGVNAVDGNDMALQRGDIYGFLGQNGAGKTTTIRMMMGLIQPTTGTVELFGEKIGRGKNPVLRKVGSVIEYPGFYPNLTAIENLELHRKMMGVRESDVTEDALHTTGLWDARNRKASNFSLGMKQRLGIARSILHRPELLILDEPTNGLDPMGIKEIRLLIQELAQKRKITILVSSHILSEVEQLATKVGIIHRGRMLEETPMQLLKERNQQYISLQVDDPERSRELLAKQMGIQDCRLDEDGWLRIYDDGHVPGEMNRLLVREGILVNSLHAMKDSLEDYFVRLVEGGAVHA; from the coding sequence ATGAACGATGTAATTCTGCAGGTCCGCGGACTTTGCAAGCATTATAAAGGGGTTAACGCGGTAGACGGTAATGATATGGCTCTGCAGAGAGGCGATATATACGGCTTTCTCGGACAGAACGGCGCGGGCAAGACGACGACCATCCGCATGATGATGGGGCTTATTCAGCCGACGACCGGCACGGTTGAGCTGTTCGGCGAGAAGATTGGGAGAGGCAAGAATCCGGTGCTGCGCAAGGTCGGCTCGGTTATTGAGTATCCGGGCTTTTATCCGAACCTGACGGCAATCGAGAATCTGGAGCTTCACCGCAAAATGATGGGTGTTCGAGAGTCCGATGTGACCGAGGATGCCCTTCATACGACTGGACTCTGGGATGCTCGCAATCGCAAAGCGTCGAACTTCTCGCTTGGGATGAAGCAGCGCCTTGGTATCGCTCGTTCGATTCTTCACCGGCCAGAGCTGCTAATTCTGGATGAGCCAACGAATGGTCTTGATCCAATGGGGATTAAGGAGATTCGGCTTCTTATTCAAGAGCTGGCTCAGAAACGGAAAATCACGATTCTCGTCTCCAGCCATATCTTAAGCGAAGTGGAGCAGTTGGCGACGAAGGTCGGCATCATCCACCGCGGCCGAATGCTGGAGGAGACGCCGATGCAGCTCCTGAAGGAACGGAATCAGCAATATATCAGCTTGCAAGTAGATGATCCGGAGCGCTCGAGAGAGCTGCTCGCGAAACAGATGGGCATTCAAGATTGCCGGCTTGATGAGGACGGCTGGCTGCGCATCTACGATGACGGCCATGTGCCTGGGGAGATGAACCGATTGCTCGTACGTGAAGGCATTCTCGTGAACAGTCTCCACGCGATGAAAGACTCGCTTGAGGATTACTTTGTTCGCTTGGTGGAAGGCGGTGCTGTACATGCTTGA
- a CDS encoding ABC transporter permease gives MLDLIACEWMKWRRSRMLWLILLGALLPALLNFFVEVHNSGTGGEFGWKGYFGDNIMMMMMLMCPALFSLLIGYLFAREFQERTVNNMLTGPYSRNRVLAAKFIIAIPVLASVLVLSFLLTFGSAFVFTSHLPSASTFWHSLGKYGLLLVLEYALVPISAAVALLWRSYIPAMGLGVFAVISELTIMQSKYIMYYPWSAPLNMLDTMNEHYKSTSTGVITMCVAFIVPLLFITMYFRRADVHSG, from the coding sequence ATGCTTGATCTCATTGCTTGCGAATGGATGAAATGGCGCAGATCGCGCATGCTCTGGCTCATCCTGCTCGGCGCGCTGCTGCCTGCGCTGCTGAACTTCTTCGTCGAGGTGCATAACTCAGGCACTGGCGGGGAGTTCGGATGGAAAGGCTACTTCGGCGATAATATCATGATGATGATGATGCTCATGTGCCCGGCCTTATTCTCGTTATTAATTGGCTATTTGTTTGCACGGGAGTTCCAGGAACGTACGGTCAACAACATGCTGACCGGTCCGTATTCACGCAATCGGGTGCTCGCGGCCAAATTCATCATCGCGATCCCGGTACTCGCGTCCGTACTGGTTCTCTCGTTCCTGCTCACGTTCGGCTCTGCTTTCGTATTTACGTCACACTTGCCATCTGCTTCTACTTTTTGGCATTCGCTCGGCAAATACGGGCTGCTTCTCGTACTGGAATACGCCCTCGTGCCGATTTCGGCTGCAGTTGCACTGCTATGGCGCAGCTATATTCCAGCAATGGGGCTTGGCGTATTCGCGGTCATCTCGGAGCTGACGATTATGCAGTCCAAGTACATCATGTACTACCCGTGGAGCGCGCCGCTTAACATGCTCGACACGATGAACGAGCATTATAAATCGACTTCGACCGGCGTCATTACGATGTGCGTCGCGTTCATCGTACCGCTTCTCTTTATTACCATGTACTTCCGCAGAGCAGATGTGCATAGCGGATAG
- a CDS encoding HEAT repeat domain-containing protein: protein MSSELKLLNDEQMIQFITKGYVVLQNELPEELHQNVMKQIDFAFQNEGNPGNNILPRVPDIQKFFDTPVTKGALTSVLGPDYYMHPHRHMHYNQPGNGKPGGGEWHKDGFWSSMRSHRPWWVMMFYYTQDITEDMGPTAIMPGSQYNEKFQNQPELLPTGKAGTIALVHFDLWHKASLNTSNIDRYMLKFQFVRLAEPTAPSWNHTNAVPAFPDDTSDAHLNLWHDVWNWLRADRSAPNIGGSGNENEITRLIEELSSEDAIIRSQAADQLGLIGAPAEAAVPKLTELIRDSSENVALNASYAFGHIGGSGTAALLTELGEGSKLTTQRAAYGLQAAGEEAIPGLVQLLAAGEENSRALAAFVLGMAGAAASSAVPSLIIALNDESEWVRRNVVEALGMIGEPADETVPALVRMLEEAVAKEAAEGQENASTGSYVYNQEYITNKIAYTAALSLLRIGKHGDADLVINGLEAGLLSQDRYAKAYAFEALTAIRTDRAVDLLIKQYRAARWCPDTHKSSTF, encoded by the coding sequence ATGTCTAGCGAGTTGAAATTGCTCAATGATGAGCAGATGATTCAGTTTATTACGAAGGGTTATGTCGTTCTGCAGAACGAATTGCCGGAGGAATTGCACCAAAACGTTATGAAACAAATCGACTTCGCCTTCCAGAATGAAGGGAATCCAGGCAATAACATATTGCCTCGCGTACCGGACATTCAGAAGTTCTTCGATACGCCGGTAACCAAAGGCGCTCTTACCAGTGTTCTGGGACCTGACTATTATATGCACCCGCATCGCCATATGCACTACAATCAGCCGGGCAACGGGAAGCCGGGCGGCGGCGAGTGGCATAAAGACGGCTTCTGGTCATCGATGCGCAGTCATCGTCCATGGTGGGTGATGATGTTCTATTACACGCAGGATATTACGGAAGATATGGGCCCGACGGCGATTATGCCAGGCTCTCAATATAATGAAAAGTTTCAGAATCAGCCAGAGCTGCTGCCGACAGGCAAAGCGGGCACAATCGCGCTCGTGCACTTCGATCTCTGGCACAAGGCTTCGCTGAACACGTCGAACATTGATCGCTATATGCTCAAGTTCCAATTCGTTCGCCTAGCTGAGCCGACAGCGCCAAGCTGGAATCATACGAATGCTGTGCCAGCGTTCCCTGACGACACATCAGATGCGCATTTGAATTTGTGGCATGACGTGTGGAACTGGCTCCGAGCGGATAGAAGCGCGCCGAACATTGGGGGCAGTGGTAATGAGAATGAAATCACTAGGCTCATCGAGGAGCTGTCGAGTGAGGATGCCATCATTCGCAGTCAGGCGGCTGACCAACTTGGCTTGATTGGCGCACCGGCTGAGGCAGCTGTTCCGAAGCTGACGGAGCTGATTCGGGATTCGTCCGAGAATGTGGCGCTGAATGCCAGCTATGCGTTTGGACACATCGGTGGTTCAGGGACGGCAGCATTATTGACGGAGCTGGGAGAAGGATCCAAGTTGACAACGCAGCGCGCGGCGTATGGACTTCAAGCGGCAGGCGAAGAGGCCATTCCAGGTCTTGTTCAGCTGCTGGCAGCTGGCGAAGAGAATAGCAGAGCGCTCGCTGCCTTCGTTCTTGGTATGGCTGGAGCGGCGGCATCCTCTGCAGTTCCTTCATTAATTATCGCGCTGAATGATGAGAGCGAGTGGGTTCGCCGCAATGTTGTAGAGGCTCTCGGCATGATCGGCGAACCGGCTGATGAGACGGTCCCGGCGCTCGTGAGAATGCTCGAAGAAGCAGTTGCGAAGGAAGCTGCGGAGGGCCAGGAGAATGCCAGCACCGGCTCCTACGTATACAATCAAGAATATATTACGAACAAAATCGCCTATACAGCGGCACTTTCTTTACTGCGAATCGGTAAGCACGGTGATGCCGATCTGGTCATTAACGGGCTTGAAGCTGGCCTTCTGAGCCAGGACCGTTATGCGAAAGCATATGCTTTCGAAGCGCTGACGGCGATCCGCACAGATCGGGCGGTAGATCTGCTAATTAAGCAATATCGCGCTGCACGATGGTGCCCGGATACGCATAAATCAAGCACATTTTAA
- a CDS encoding ABC transporter permease — MLMCLPAIIFFLIFAYLPMPGLYLAFIKYNYTDGIFHSKFIGMENFRFLVMTGDLWRLTFNTIAYNLGFIIFGNLLQIFVAILLNELRKKWFKKVSQTLMFLPFFISFVIIGLIAYNILSYDYGILNNILKSLGADPVKTYSNGHIWPFIILITYLWQSTGYGSIVYFAAIMGLDSEVVEASEIDGANALQRIRYIVLPWLKPTFIILLLFSLGGVLRGNFGLFYNLVGANNTALYATTDIIETYVFRSLMNNFNFSMGSAVSLYQSVFGFIVVLSANWLVKKASPDNSLF; from the coding sequence ATGCTCATGTGCTTGCCGGCAATAATCTTTTTCCTCATCTTCGCCTATTTGCCGATGCCGGGCTTGTACCTTGCGTTCATTAAGTACAACTACACCGATGGTATCTTCCACAGTAAGTTCATTGGAATGGAGAACTTCCGTTTCCTCGTCATGACCGGTGATCTGTGGCGGTTGACGTTCAACACAATTGCCTACAACCTGGGCTTCATCATTTTCGGAAATCTGCTGCAAATCTTCGTAGCGATTCTGCTCAATGAGCTGCGCAAGAAATGGTTCAAGAAGGTCTCGCAGACGCTCATGTTCCTGCCGTTCTTCATTTCATTCGTCATTATCGGTCTCATTGCCTACAACATCCTGAGCTACGACTACGGTATTCTCAACAATATCTTGAAGTCGCTCGGAGCTGACCCGGTGAAGACGTACTCGAATGGACATATTTGGCCGTTCATCATTCTAATTACTTACTTGTGGCAGTCTACCGGCTATGGTTCGATCGTGTACTTCGCAGCGATCATGGGACTTGATTCCGAAGTCGTGGAAGCCTCTGAGATTGACGGCGCTAATGCGCTGCAGCGTATCCGCTACATCGTACTCCCGTGGCTGAAGCCAACCTTCATCATTCTGCTGTTGTTCTCGCTCGGGGGCGTGCTTCGAGGCAACTTCGGTCTCTTCTACAATCTCGTCGGTGCGAACAATACAGCGCTTTATGCGACAACCGACATTATTGAAACGTACGTATTCCGCTCGCTCATGAACAACTTTAACTTCTCGATGGGCAGCGCGGTCAGCTTGTATCAATCCGTATTCGGCTTCATCGTCGTTCTTTCGGCGAACTGGCTGGTCAAGAAGGCATCACCTGATAATTCATTGTTCTAG
- a CDS encoding GntR family transcriptional regulator — MSKKQLSRYVLTDELYALLKQQILSHVMPAGDKINIDKLAREFGVSNIPIRESLFRLASEGFVTVIPFKGMFVAEMSLKDIDEIFEIRIQLEELAIRKSASRITKARLQQILNALDGSNEVTAVEQNEQNEEKEVLQMNEGLHGTLLIYADNFNLQQMVSSLIERIHRYLNLHHYKIDLEAEKEEHRSIVNHLLADNTEDAVKAMRLHLQNSYERLVANFK, encoded by the coding sequence ATGTCCAAAAAGCAGCTAAGTCGTTATGTATTAACCGATGAGTTATACGCCCTATTAAAGCAGCAAATCTTATCCCACGTCATGCCTGCCGGCGATAAAATCAATATTGATAAGCTTGCGAGAGAGTTCGGGGTCAGCAATATTCCGATCCGTGAGTCGTTGTTCCGCCTGGCTTCTGAAGGCTTCGTAACGGTTATTCCGTTTAAAGGCATGTTCGTTGCCGAGATGAGCTTGAAGGATATCGATGAGATATTCGAAATCCGCATTCAGCTGGAGGAGCTCGCCATTCGCAAATCAGCTTCGCGCATTACGAAGGCGCGTCTGCAGCAAATTCTAAATGCGCTTGATGGCAGCAACGAGGTCACAGCGGTTGAGCAGAACGAACAGAACGAGGAGAAGGAAGTACTGCAAATGAACGAGGGACTTCATGGGACGCTCTTGATCTATGCAGATAATTTCAATCTCCAGCAGATGGTGTCATCGCTAATTGAGCGAATTCACCGCTATTTGAATTTGCATCACTACAAGATTGATCTGGAAGCGGAGAAGGAAGAGCACCGGAGCATCGTCAATCATTTGCTCGCGGACAATACGGAGGATGCGGTTAAAGCGATGCGTCTTCACTTGCAGAATTCGTACGAGAGGCTCGTAGCCAACTTCAAATAA
- a CDS encoding carbohydrate ABC transporter permease, protein MEVVQKRIRTDGTSLFVRGFGYVFIGLFALCCVLPFLVVVGTSFTKEASITKHGFNIWPREFSTFAYKIVFENPNLIIGSYVVSICLTVVGTIVGLFLVAMTGYALQRPDFEQRNGISFFIYFTTLFSGGIVPFYLLINQYLGLRDNYLAVLLPGLMSPFLIIMMKSFTRSIPHAITESAKIDGAGDFTIFMRLILPMTTPALATIGLFIALGYWNEWYNSMLFLSADMKYRPLQLFLYNVITSADFIRNSSAASNVPLRDMPLESMKMATAVVATGPVVLFYPFVQRYFIQGITVGAVKG, encoded by the coding sequence ATGGAAGTTGTCCAGAAACGCATTAGGACGGATGGGACGTCCTTGTTCGTTAGAGGTTTTGGTTATGTATTTATCGGGTTGTTCGCGCTCTGCTGCGTGCTTCCTTTCCTGGTCGTTGTCGGTACCTCGTTTACCAAGGAAGCGTCCATCACGAAGCACGGCTTCAATATTTGGCCGCGAGAGTTTTCAACCTTTGCTTACAAAATCGTGTTTGAGAATCCAAATCTTATCATCGGCTCTTACGTCGTATCGATCTGTCTTACCGTTGTCGGCACAATCGTCGGGCTCTTCCTCGTTGCGATGACCGGCTACGCGCTGCAGCGGCCAGACTTCGAGCAGCGCAATGGCATCTCGTTCTTTATCTACTTCACGACACTCTTCTCCGGTGGTATTGTCCCGTTCTACTTGCTCATTAATCAGTATTTGGGTCTGCGGGATAATTACTTAGCTGTATTGCTGCCAGGACTTATGAGTCCGTTCCTTATTATTATGATGAAAAGCTTTACGAGGTCGATTCCACATGCGATCACGGAATCCGCGAAGATCGATGGCGCAGGCGACTTTACGATCTTCATGCGCCTTATCTTGCCGATGACGACACCGGCGCTTGCCACCATCGGACTGTTCATTGCCCTTGGTTATTGGAACGAATGGTATAATTCGATGCTGTTCCTGTCTGCGGACATGAAGTACCGCCCGCTGCAGTTGTTCTTGTATAACGTTATCACGAGCGCGGATTTCATCCGCAACTCGTCGGCAGCTTCGAATGTTCCGCTGCGCGATATGCCGCTGGAGTCGATGAAGATGGCGACCGCGGTCGTTGCGACCGGTCCGGTTGTACTGTTCTATCCGTTTGTTCAGCGTTATTTTATTCAAGGGATTACGGTTGGCGCGGTAAAAGGATAA
- a CDS encoding sigma-70 family RNA polymerase sigma factor — protein sequence MPNDQMPARYQQLFREHYPSVLRKIINLIGDRAAAEDLAQEVFIKLYRNPPEDLARTGPWLHRVLTRIVYDHYRKAGRLNDLNEKQQHEALAGEQTYPSNEAVVIQSWERDVVRGVLNKLSERDRQALLLKEQGYSHAEIAEALQVNPKIVGTLLMRAASRFKKNMLSEEVMEQ from the coding sequence ATGCCTAACGATCAGATGCCTGCCCGATATCAACAGTTATTTCGGGAGCATTATCCATCCGTGCTGCGCAAAATCATTAATCTCATCGGAGACCGCGCGGCAGCGGAGGACTTGGCGCAGGAAGTGTTCATTAAGCTATACCGCAATCCGCCGGAAGATCTGGCGAGAACGGGACCTTGGCTGCACCGCGTATTGACGCGTATCGTATATGACCATTACCGCAAAGCGGGAAGGCTGAATGACTTGAATGAGAAACAGCAGCATGAAGCGCTCGCCGGAGAACAGACTTATCCGTCCAACGAGGCGGTCGTTATTCAGAGCTGGGAGCGGGATGTTGTACGCGGCGTGCTGAATAAGCTGTCCGAACGGGACAGGCAGGCGCTGCTCTTGAAGGAGCAAGGCTACAGCCACGCTGAGATTGCTGAGGCGCTGCAAGTGAATCCGAAGATCGTCGGAACGCTGCTCATGCGAGCGGCCAGCCGATTTAAGAAAAATATGTTGTCCGAGGAGGTTATGGAGCAATGA
- a CDS encoding ABC transporter substrate-binding protein — protein MGNIRKIAITACSLMLVFGLAACGSNNNSSSDNKANNSTGDTAANDSSSNTATNNANANASDSKIDTKDFETITYVMLGDKPKNGQLEKVMDKINVIMKDKINAELQLKWVEWADWQTKYNLLLASGEPIDLINIGTDWLDTWGNAQRGAFLPLNDLLEKYAPQTWSEIPPEDWDQSKYKNDIVLIPEDHYTQWVNHGLYYRGDWAKEFGITQPITDFATFGKYLQGIKDNKKDVIPFDSAGAATTFYTGFAASETDNIELPISTGYVNAFYGKSYDDRYTVDSPIFNDQFIDFAKMLKQWGDAGYWREDVLNYKGDTRAELRAGQTGVDAHHTQTFKNLRVQMDKDQPGSELQMFSYSDTRGNLISMPITHGGTSIGAHSKHPERALMAYELIRQDKEVYQLFNYGIQGVQYDIKDGVRVRPAGYDDAKDGFYSDFWGGRVDKFEIPSDQDWSGIGDIYKKYDAIKKPFPYGKFVFDKSAVDPEMTAISQVLGEQMPAILAGKAGDPEKAVAALRDKLKAAGYDKVKDEIQKQLDAFKASEQG, from the coding sequence ATGGGAAACATTAGAAAGATTGCAATTACGGCATGCTCGCTTATGCTTGTTTTCGGTTTGGCTGCTTGCGGCAGCAACAACAACAGTTCCTCGGATAATAAAGCCAATAATTCAACTGGCGACACAGCTGCAAACGATTCCTCCAGCAACACGGCGACTAACAATGCGAATGCAAATGCGTCGGACAGCAAGATCGACACGAAGGATTTTGAGACCATTACTTACGTTATGCTCGGCGACAAGCCGAAGAACGGCCAGCTTGAGAAGGTTATGGATAAAATCAATGTCATTATGAAGGATAAAATCAATGCTGAGCTGCAGCTCAAATGGGTAGAGTGGGCAGATTGGCAAACGAAGTACAACCTGCTGCTGGCTTCCGGTGAGCCGATTGACTTGATCAACATCGGTACAGACTGGCTCGATACATGGGGCAATGCACAGCGCGGCGCATTCCTGCCTCTGAACGATTTGCTCGAGAAGTACGCACCGCAAACTTGGTCGGAAATTCCGCCAGAAGACTGGGATCAAAGTAAATACAAGAACGATATTGTTCTGATTCCGGAGGATCACTATACGCAATGGGTTAACCATGGCTTGTACTACCGCGGCGATTGGGCGAAAGAGTTCGGCATTACTCAGCCGATCACAGATTTCGCTACGTTCGGCAAATACCTCCAAGGTATTAAGGACAACAAGAAAGACGTTATTCCTTTTGATTCCGCAGGCGCGGCTACTACGTTCTACACAGGCTTCGCTGCATCGGAGACAGATAATATCGAGCTTCCTATATCCACAGGATATGTAAACGCTTTCTACGGCAAATCCTATGACGATCGCTATACAGTTGACAGCCCAATCTTCAACGATCAATTCATTGATTTCGCGAAGATGCTGAAGCAATGGGGCGACGCTGGTTACTGGCGTGAAGACGTTCTCAACTACAAGGGCGATACTCGCGCTGAGCTGAGAGCAGGCCAAACAGGTGTAGATGCGCACCATACGCAAACGTTCAAGAACCTTCGTGTTCAAATGGATAAAGACCAACCAGGCTCTGAACTGCAAATGTTCTCGTACTCCGATACTCGTGGCAACTTGATCTCCATGCCAATTACGCACGGCGGTACTTCGATCGGCGCACACAGCAAACACCCAGAGCGCGCTCTGATGGCTTATGAGCTGATTCGTCAAGACAAAGAAGTGTATCAACTGTTTAACTATGGTATCCAAGGCGTTCAGTATGATATCAAAGACGGCGTTCGCGTACGTCCTGCTGGCTACGATGATGCTAAAGACGGCTTCTACTCCGACTTCTGGGGCGGCCGCGTCGACAAGTTCGAGATCCCTTCTGACCAAGACTGGAGCGGCATTGGCGACATCTACAAGAAATACGATGCAATCAAGAAGCCATTCCCTTACGGCAAATTCGTATTCGACAAATCTGCTGTAGATCCAGAAATGACTGCGATTTCTCAAGTACTCGGCGAGCAAATGCCAGCTATTCTGGCTGGTAAAGCAGGCGACCCTGAGAAAGCGGTAGCTGCGCTTCGCGATAAGCTGAAAGCTGCTGGCTACGACAAAGTTAAGGACGAAATCCAGAAACAACTGGATGCATTTAAGGCGTCAGAGCAAGGCTAA
- a CDS encoding ABC transporter ATP-binding protein — MMILQTDRLSKTYSSGTGCSNISLSIKQGQIFGLLGPNGAGKSTFVKMVVGLLRPDSGSGTLFGKPIGDPESRVKLGYLPELFRFQDWLTGAEVLRYHAGLHGMTRAQTKSASFAERMKEVFRICGLNERGNDRVRQYSKGMQQRLGLACALLMDPEFIILDEPSSALDPIGRYEVRQLLEQLRSAGKTIFLNTHLLEDVEAVCDEVAFLHKGQLRASGSMRDMLQRGLSWEFSVSGWLPELQEELRGQLLPGMAIDVAKDAADGSAVLKVAAGDREQIGYLIRLLVEEGLTVYEVVPVQGSLEAWFLSMSGGEAAGGART, encoded by the coding sequence ATGATGATTTTGCAGACAGACCGCCTGTCGAAAACCTATTCATCCGGCACGGGCTGTTCGAATATCTCGCTGAGCATCAAGCAGGGGCAGATATTCGGACTGCTCGGACCAAACGGGGCAGGCAAGAGCACGTTTGTGAAGATGGTCGTCGGCCTCCTTCGTCCGGACAGCGGCAGCGGTACGCTGTTCGGAAAGCCGATCGGCGACCCGGAATCGCGGGTGAAGCTCGGGTATTTGCCCGAGCTGTTCCGCTTCCAGGATTGGCTGACCGGAGCGGAGGTGCTCCGGTACCATGCCGGTCTGCACGGGATGACGCGCGCGCAGACGAAGTCGGCTTCCTTCGCCGAGCGGATGAAGGAAGTATTCCGCATCTGCGGGCTGAATGAACGCGGCAATGACCGGGTGCGGCAATATTCCAAAGGGATGCAGCAGCGGCTTGGACTTGCCTGCGCGCTGCTCATGGACCCGGAATTCATTATTCTGGATGAGCCGTCCTCGGCGCTTGATCCAATCGGTAGATATGAAGTGAGACAGCTGCTTGAACAGCTTCGCTCGGCAGGGAAGACGATCTTCCTGAACACCCATCTGCTTGAAGATGTGGAGGCGGTGTGCGACGAAGTCGCGTTCTTGCATAAGGGACAGCTTCGTGCCAGCGGTTCGATGCGCGACATGCTGCAGCGCGGCTTGAGCTGGGAATTTTCAGTCAGCGGCTGGCTGCCCGAACTGCAAGAGGAGCTGCGCGGGCAGCTGCTGCCTGGGATGGCGATCGATGTCGCGAAGGATGCTGCGGATGGCAGCGCCGTCTTGAAGGTAGCTGCCGGGGACCGCGAGCAGATTGGATATTTGATCCGCTTATTAGTGGAAGAAGGCTTAACCGTCTATGAAGTGGTGCCTGTCCAAGGCAGCTTGGAAGCTTGGTTCCTCTCCATGTCAGGCGGAGAAGCGGCAGGAGGTGCGCGCACATGA